AGTAATTGAATACCGATACACCGAAGATGCAGAAAAAAAaatgcttgagcggtagagaaatATGGTGAAGTCGTCCATGACATATCGCAAACCATTTTACATTTTATAATTACAAAAAGTACAGATAAAAGTGTGAAATCAAGAAGATACATACCTATCCTCGCAAGACGATTCACCCATTTTGGAATTGAATTGCCGGTCAACTTATAAATGATGTCCTCACAGAAATGGTTGCAGTTCTTCACGATCAAATGGTAACTATCTCCATTGTAGTTTACAGACTGTACCTCCACAAACTCTCTAACTTGTCGTGGATCTAAACAAGTTGTACCCATCAATATCGATTTCCTAAACTTGAATCCCGGACATTGATGAGGCTCAACTTCAAAGACCCCGCTTGTTGGGTAGTCATGCGCTCCAAATGCATATTCAACACCGTGTACTACAAGCACATTAACAGATAAATTAACAAGTGTAACTAATTAAATATCAGTTGACAGAGAATATTATCGGTAGTTGTTTCATGAGACTTAATGGTCAAGAGTAACTTCTGTTGAATCAGAAGGAACAACCAAAAAGGAAATCACAGAATTTAGTGGGAAATCATTTATGTTATAACTAAACAAACAAGGAGCGGATAACAGCACCTTCGATCCCTGTGTGAAATACCCCAAGGCCTACCCAGTACATGTAACCATTCATCAGTGTCAAATCATATACGTTCAGATAAACTGGTGCGCTGCCTGGAGAGTGGCTAGCCGAACGAACCTTGGGGAAGAGACAGAAAGGGATGGAAGGTTTCCCGCCCAAACAAAGAGACATGAGAGACTTCCATTCCTTTGAAGTCAACTTCATCTTCCTTCAAGTTTGAAAAGAAAAGAATCAGTCAGCAAACCTTCTCAGCACATAATAGAAACAAATACGAGCAAAGAAACTCTAGAAACATACAACATGCAGTGGTGAATGGAGAACATATTACATGACATCAGATCCTttattttgaaaaagaaaaatcacTGATGACTGCAAAATATCCGAATCAAACTAGTTCTTTTATCTTTGAATAAACTAAATCAGATACTTGGCATAACATGTAAAAGGCAACAACAAGCATGGCATGGGCCTAACGCAAGATCCAAGGAGAAACCCTTATGAGCAACCCAAGAATCAATACAAGACTGTATCTTCCTCTTAGAACAGACTCGTGCAATCCAAAGTGTCTGTGGCAAAACCACTAAACAAACAAACTGGCACTAAAAATACTAAACAGTAGTGTGAATCTAACATTTCATGAGATTGTAGCAACATATTAAACTCTCCAGCAACTGGAAACGAAAAGATCAATTGTTGGAACAGAGATTAACAGAAACGCCGCTTGTATGCAACATTTGAGAGTACCACTCAAGAAAATCCATACATGGCCGGTGGATGAGAGGAAGTCATCAAGATAGATTGATAAATAATTGTGGATCTACCTCCCTGATCTTTCTTCTTCATTCTCTTTTGTCGAAAAGGTGCAATCTCGAGGCGGTGAAAGAAGCATCAAGATGGAAATATTACCACAAGATGTCTGGAAATCTTCGAACAGACTCAGATACAGCCAAGAAACCGGCAGTCAACGCACATTTCTGAGAAGAGGAGAATGATGAAGAGCCAAATCTTAAAATAAAACTCGAAACACATTTATCCGTTCAAGAAAAGCAGTCTCGGTCACAGATTCATTTCGGGAGGGAGGAAGCGGAAGAGGACAAACAAGTCCTCCCTGCGCTTCACCTGATAAAGAAGTACCACATTGCTGTGAGGTCCAGAGAATCCTATGTAAATAAGATTCAGCTTCATGCTTGTACTGATTTATTCCCCCCAAACCCCCCAAAACGAAAAAATCAAAACTTTTAAGCATACGGCTGTCCGAGAACCACTTTTTACTTAGAGAGACGATTACCttcagcagagagagagagagagagagagagagagagaacttacCCTCCTCTCCAAGGAGACCCGACTCAGCAACGGAGGAGGCCACCGCCGGGTACATGGAGAACGGCCATTTCGATGGGCAAAGAGGACACCACCAACTGGTCCAACTCTCTCCTCAAGAACCAACCAAAAAAACACGGACGGACAAAGAAAGAATCcacaaagagaagcaaagaacggCCAATGCACTGGAATGGGAGATATCAGACGCTAGAGAGATGGAAAGGGAGAGATGAGAAATCTCTCAGGATTTGGAGCTGACACAGCTTTCTCCACAGCGAGTCCCTCTCTGCCACTATTctctttaattaattaattaattaattaattaattaaaaaggagTAAAACAAATAATTAGAATTTagcttttataataataaaaatactgcTTTTATTGGTGAATTTAATAATGAGAAATGCCAGCGGAAAGAGACCTCTTTTTCTGATTCCAAGTgggattaaattaatatttattagttCTAAGTCATCCGCAGTTGCCAATGTGCGGTGTTCGTGCATACATCCATTTAAT
The window above is part of the Musa acuminata AAA Group cultivar baxijiao chromosome BXJ1-1, Cavendish_Baxijiao_AAA, whole genome shotgun sequence genome. Proteins encoded here:
- the LOC135674103 gene encoding deSI-like protein At4g17486 isoform X2; the protein is MKLTSKEWKSLMSLCLGGKPSIPFCLFPKVRSASHSPGSAPVYLNVYDLTLMNGYMYWVGLGVFHTGIEVHGVEYAFGAHDYPTSGVFEVEPHQCPGFKFRKSILMGTTCLDPRQVREFVEVQSVNYNGDSYHLIVKNCNHFCEDIIYKLTGNSIPKWVNRLARIGSFCNCLLPEASKIAAAPEDPDSPTEDGEKRRLRTAFSCLSSISMRPRHLSTPSVFLPSLKGCFPPWQFRRSTALPFKDHDDQNCDYIQRKDQ
- the LOC135674103 gene encoding deSI-like protein At4g17486 isoform X1, translated to MLLSPPRDCTFSTKENEEERSGRKMKLTSKEWKSLMSLCLGGKPSIPFCLFPKVRSASHSPGSAPVYLNVYDLTLMNGYMYWVGLGVFHTGIEVHGVEYAFGAHDYPTSGVFEVEPHQCPGFKFRKSILMGTTCLDPRQVREFVEVQSVNYNGDSYHLIVKNCNHFCEDIIYKLTGNSIPKWVNRLARIGSFCNCLLPEASKIAAAPEDPDSPTEDGEKRRLRTAFSCLSSISMRPRHLSTPSVFLPSLKGCFPPWQFRRSTALPFKDHDDQNCDYIQRKDQ